The Glycine soja cultivar W05 chromosome 19, ASM419377v2, whole genome shotgun sequence genomic sequence ttaaatttaatatcagattattagataataatagATATTAGATTTCTCAACTAAAAATAATCTAGTCTAAGTAATTCGACACTGGTCCGTAATTGAATTCAATTACCAATTGACGCAACTAGAAATTGGAATTTTTTCTAGAGAACGCGGCACATCACAAATGCACAATAACGATTACTATGCTTggttttatcttaaaataaaaaagatatgacattattttaaattaaatatatttttttaaaaatctaaatctatttttttaatactataaaTAAGAGCAAAGTAATTAGAAAAAATCAATAACAGTCTAGTGTCCTGAAAGGTAGAAACATCAATCTCAAATCTCAAATGTGGATAGGCGTACATTTTTCACACACACTCGAAGAATAGTTctaaatttctttatttattattgttatttggaacataaataaattttttattccacAGTACAGTAAGTATTATGAACACTTTATTAAAGTATCAATGAATtccaaacaatgaaaaaaattgatacaaTTAGAAATTGGAGTTTAGGTGAAGAACACGTTGCATAAATAGTTGAAGTCACTGTTCTTCCAGTGTCCTCCTCGAGCCGAACGATCAACTCCCtggtctttctctttctttcagtttccacataaaaacaacaaaacattgCATGTACTTACAACCATTACAGCCTGTCATCACAACGGTCACTTCTcccactttttctttttattatcaaataaataaaacaaaattgctACTTCCAATTTGAAGAAAGAGCTTTGCACTCTGAAGTCTAAACACTCCCTCTGCGTTTGTGGATGATGCCATTGCCATGACATGAAGACCTTATTGCCTTAGCCTTCTTCTTGTGCTCAACAATGGGTTGTTTTCTTCATTGCTTTGGTTCCTCCAAGAGCACAAAACCTAGGCGCAAGGCACACCATCACCATGTAACAACAAATAccctttaccttctcttcttcaAAGCTTCTATCTTTTTCTCAAATCCCATTACCCTTTTGTTCGTTTGATCCGAAACTGCATGGAAAAGGCCTTAatcgttattattatttataaagtttAACACTTGCACCTTTCTcaatttggcttttgattttttcttttaattggcCAAACAGAGCTTATTTGATGAGCATTTTTCTAACCTAATTGAATCTTTTCAATGTTGTTGCAGCGACTCGCTAGAGACAGGTTAGAGCAATGCTCTATTCAGGATTACTCCGAAACGGTGGTAATTGGCACTGCATCACAAGAAGTCCAGTAAGTAATTTACTAATTGAGTTTCTAATATTGTAATTTTTGTCCTCACAACAAAGCATGTTTGATTTTGgaattgaagttttttttttatgattctgATAAATGGGTTTGGGGTCTAGGGCTAAACCTTTGGAGCAGATAAACGTGAGCCCCAAAAAGAAAGTAACTTTTGATGTCAATGTGAAAACGTACGAGCCTGATGAAGTTGCTGATTTCCAACTTGAGAAAAGTGAAGAGGGTGGAGAGGAAAGTGCTTTGGTTGAAAAGTTAAGCCGAACAAAGTCTTACTCTGAAGAAAGTTCGGTGACTTCAGCGGGGTCTTACACTACAAACCATAGGTACCACAATTGTACGTgtagtgatgatgaagatggAGCAATGGAGTATTGGGATAGTGATGTTACTGATGAGGATGAGGATGAGGATGATGATGGTGGTGATAGTGACATGGGAGAAGAGTATGATGAAGTGGAAGAGGACTTTGAAGATGGAATAGTGTACTCAAGGTCAAGAAATGGTGATAATCAAGTGGTTGTTGGAGAGGTGGAAAGTCCAATTCTAATGCATGATAAGGATTTGAAGTCAATTGGGTTGAACCCAAATGTTCGAGATAGGAGTGTGTATGTTCTTTCTGTGATGAACCCTGTGGAGAACCTCACTCAATGGAAAGCAGTTAAGGCTAAAAGGGCACCCCCATTGGCGTCTCAGAAGGAGAATTTGGTTTTGAATCAAGAGTCTAGATCTGCATTTGCTGCAGAAACTCCTAAGAAGTTGAACCGAGAAATCGCGGTTGATGCTAGCCTTTCAAATTGGCTGGGTTCATCAGAAACTACACCTGTTAGCAAAGGTTTGTACGTGGGTACCCTGGAGAGGAGCAGCTCACAAGGCTCAAATTCAGTGGTGAGCCATGAAAATAGGCCTATTTTAGGTGCATTGACAGTTGAAGAGCTCAAACATTTTTCCGCTTCTTCTTCGCCAAGAAAATCACCAAAGGATGAGATGCCCATTATAGGCAGTGTTGGGGGCTATGCCGAGGATTCTGGCTCAGCAAATCGAGTAAGATCAAGAAGGGTACATTTGAAGTGAAGTTTGGATCAAGTATTGGTGGGGAGGGTCAATTTTGATTGTGCGGAATAACAGAGTGAATTGGCACTCAGCTCCATCTGAGACAgtattagagagagagagagttgttCCTTGTGAATGTTAGACAAGCTTCCAATGATGTGATTTTGTGGAGTGTGCTGTGTTGggggtgcatttttttttattcttttgtgaATGTGATAGTGTGTTTGtttgcttttcttttgtaatatgCGGTTGGATATACTATTTGTCATGTAGTTTTTATCTGTGCACTGTGCACTGTCTCCGCATTCTCTTCCAAGCTGATGATTGATGAAGTTATAGGGGAGAGAACAACGTTACATGTAGGGTGAACATAACTTACCCTGAGACATAATATGAAGGCATTGAATTAGGTTAAGTaaccttgaaaaagaaaaacttattatGATCTTCGGCTCAATTTACCGTAGACTATTTTATTTAGTACTAAAATAATAACTCAGGCTTAGGCAAgaaaaatctaatttaattagatagggtaattcatatattttaaaatggttGATCTAACCTATAAGacttaccatttttttttttatactcccTGGGATAAGACTTGCCTATAAGTCTCTATACTCCCTGAAATACTGTTTTGACTTTTTATTATCGCTTCTCTGTATTTCAAACTTAGTTTAACGCTTCGACCTTTCCTCAggttgaaaaatatttcatacaCCCAAGATTCTCTTTGCTCTATACACACCTTGGAAATTTTAGTTCAAATTAATGATGAGACCTACCAACCACTTATATGTTTATTAACTCAATCTTATTATTACCTTGGCATTTTAGTTCAAATTAATGATGAGTCCTGCCACccacttatatatttattaaaacagTCCCGTTttgtatcttaaaaaaaatgaaaagtaataaatatattagacAGTGATGAGTCTACGTCTTCCGCCAATTAGTtttcaaatatcaaaattttaaacgaGTGACACCCCACAACGTGTAACAATTTCTCCCGTTATTAGAAATCACGTTCAGCTCTTGttgttcaattatttattttgtgatggGATTTTTTTCCGCATCTCCCACTTTGAGATCAAGACTTTTTCCTCGGGCTTTCTTTGTGATACATGGAGGGTTCAAAATACATATAATTGTGTCTCtttgataagaaaattaaacaatgtGTACATGTCACTACAAGAGCTATTATATCTACAAACattgaaagttaaataaaagtTGCTATCTCAATCTCACAGCCTAGTTGTGGAGTAGATTGTGCAGTGTGGACATGTTGAAAGCTAGGGACAGTGAGTGTTAGCAACTCTTGGGACACATAGTTCATGGTTGGTCGACACAAAGGATTTTTGTGAATACATTTTAGAATAAGTCTTAATACCAACATTAGGACTTGAGCTGCAGTACGTTCAGGAGGAACCCGCCTTTTATCTAGGAAATCTACGAAGTGTTGATCAAATTCCCCAGACTCTAAACACAAAAGGACCTCCCGAGGGTACCTCCCCACCAGAATTTCTAGTGCAACAATCCCAAAACTATAAACGTCACATTTTTCTGTCACCTTCATTGATAATGCAAGCTCTGCAAAACATTACACATAAAAATGCCAAAAGTATTAAGAGCAATACcagtatataaaatattaacaaagtAACAGTTTGTGATGTTTCTAGGGGAATGTTGTAGGCCTTAGATTGCTGCTAACTGATAattctcaaaaaaatatttaattgaaatatgtgaatttagataattattttatttttcttctcttttttaggACTTTAGTTGTCTCTTTTTGTTGTTAAATTTGTGattgtatagtttttttttcttttattatcattttggtAGGTTGCACATAGTCATGGATGGATTATTTTCTAGAAAATTTGACAAAGTTTGTAAAAGCTTGAAGTGAAAAATTGTAGCTCAAGCTAGGAAACGAGTGCCTAAACTGAAGTGTTCTTTTTGGATAGAGGCAAAGAAGCTGTAGAGGAGAAATTAGTTTAAGCCAAATAGCTTTTGACTTAAGCTGAGATAAGACAGAAATGTAGAATTGCAAAGCTGCAGAATTtacttaaatgataataaaagtttagattttTTTGGAATTATATAAATAGATTTCATGTCCATTTGTGGGCGTCACATTCTAAGCAGGTAAAAACAATTCCTTTGTCCATGTTTGTGCTCTtcaatttcctttctttcattttcttccttcCATCTTGCTTTTGGATGCTACCCATGGAGATGGGTAGCTAAAGATTATATCCGGACCTTATACTCTCATGTATTTCTTTtgaaatattgttatatattttcattttgttcatcAGTGTTAGCTTTTTACTTCTATGTTTTATGCTTGTTATGGATTGACCACCGGTAGCTTGATTTTTAGATGAGATTGTGATTGAAgaatgatttctttttcttgaactATGGTAAAATATCCATTATACCTCGGAGTTGGGAATAAGATGAGGATTAATGGTTATCTTTAGGTCATTGAGCTTAAAGCAAGTTTCTTTGTTAAATGTACAAAAGATTGACATTTAATGAAGGAACTTAGGTCTTTTCACCTAAGGAATTAGAGATTAGAATACCGTTTTTAAACTACGACCGATATTAACATTGGATTACAAGTTGAGTATCATGTTTTAATGTAAAGAGAGTTTAGTTCGGGAAAATCTAACCAAACAAtttttgtcatttgaatttcatattgttttattgtatgtttatctaaaattccaaaaatattgtaacttgtaattttgttttaatttatttttattgttgaatGTTATGTTCAAATTCTCATTGTTCATTTGTTAGTTTAGATGGtaaaaacttgtaaaaattgtCAACTATTACACAAATCCTCGTGTGAACGATATCTCTTATTGAATACTATTTGATGACTTGATATGTTTGCCAATGAGTCATCACTAagttattagcaaaaagaagtTACTAAGGCTGACAACATGCCCTTATGAAAGTAGTCTATGCATTAACAGTATAAAAGATTTTACATTgtcatttaatgataaatttgatatgtatgataagtttattgatttttataataacttattttaaaattcatatttattgtGATTTCTGATTGGTTgaccttgtatttttttttatactcatGATAGTACATAGAAATTAAGCTCAAAGAAGTTATGTTCCAAGTTTTGGACAAACCTGGTGCCATGTAGCCACATGAACCCGCTGGTGCTGTCCAATTTGATTCTCCACTTTATTATTGAATGTTATGTTCACATCCTCATTGTTCATTTGTTAGTTTAGATAATAAAAACTAGTGAAAATTGCTAAGTATTACGCAAGTCCTCATGGAAAAAATATCTCTTATTTATTGAATACTACTTGATGACTTGATATGTTTGCCAATGAGTCAACACTAAGTCATTAgcaaataaaagttaataaggCCAACAACAT encodes the following:
- the LOC114398957 gene encoding uncharacterized protein LOC114398957: MGCFLHCFGSSKSTKPRRKAHHHHRLARDRLEQCSIQDYSETVVIGTASQEVQAKPLEQINVSPKKKVTFDVNVKTYEPDEVADFQLEKSEEGGEESALVEKLSRTKSYSEESSVTSAGSYTTNHRYHNCTCSDDEDGAMEYWDSDVTDEDEDEDDDGGDSDMGEEYDEVEEDFEDGIVYSRSRNGDNQVVVGEVESPILMHDKDLKSIGLNPNVRDRSVYVLSVMNPVENLTQWKAVKAKRAPPLASQKENLVLNQESRSAFAAETPKKLNREIAVDASLSNWLGSSETTPVSKGLYVGTLERSSSQGSNSVVSHENRPILGALTVEELKHFSASSSPRKSPKDEMPIIGSVGGYAEDSGSANRVRSRRVHLK